TTGTTAAAAAATAGGATTTACCTATTGTAAGATAGCAAGAACTaccctttttcatttattttcgtaatttttataatgttttataattttttatattttttaaaatttgttgtaaTTTAAAAAACTATATCCAGAATAAATCTACACAAATGGATAACGAGATTCGAACGAACTTGGATGCTCATTTATCCAAGTTCAttttgaactaaaatttttaataattttatgaacACCGACATGGATTGTCACATCAACATCATAATAACTCAATAACCGTTAACAATAACAATCAACAACAAAAACTGTTAGTCAAAAGgtttaataaataaaaggacTGGGAGTGATAAAGGAGGAGAGCCTTTTCTGAGTTTTTTGATCCGAATTAAACAAAGTAGATGAAGATTCACAATGTATGGGTCAGTTTTAATATTAAGTGCTTTTAACTCAAAATTCCAAATGGATTATTCCTTTTTTGCTcaactttaattaatataaagttcCACGTAAGCATTTAATGAGGGACCAGTTTGCTCATTTATCTAATGTTTAATAACTCGTTTGCTCATTTTTAAAGTAaggagactaaaatgtaaattcaAAGTATAATACAAGAATTGCTATGGCACTTCTACCTACATAAGAGAGCTTATAAATAGGGAAAAGTTAtcataaatttaaacattttaagatGAACCAACTGAAATAAACTGAAACAAGGTTTAATATAAACACGAAGATGATTTTGAGCAGTTTATATAATTATATGCAAAATGGGAAAAGTTAAAATGTAGTGAGAAAAGACTTACATTGACAAGCAATGGATCTAGTAGTATCGGATATTGGAGTTGGGGATTTTGATTGTTCCTTTCGAAAGATTGGATGAAAGACTAATAGTCTTGGCTTTGAATGTAGTTTCGGCTGACTCTAGCGCTCGGGAAGCTAAAAGGGCCATCTCAGAATGTAGTTGGAGACATGATACAGCCATCTAAAATCAGAATTAAACTTTGGCATTAAACAACATAATGATTCTAATAAATCAACCAAGTAAATGAAATGCAGTCCTAGGCACTAAACTTGTCCGAGAGCCGGGCTACTAGCCtaagctcaaaaattaaaaatactatgAACACTGTTTTTAAAACTAGACTGGATTGGCTGGCCGGATTGGGAATGGCCAAGGTATTGGTCTAGAATAAGGGGTTGGACTGATTGACTTGGGAACCGGTTACCCGATTGAACCATTGGGTGAACCTATTTTCTctatttgttaaatatttttaagatttttataataatttattcaattgatcCAGACAAACCGGTTGGACCAGATAAATTGGGAACCGATGGTCTGAAGGTTCAACCACCGGTCCGAACATGCATAAATGGGATTGGATTAGTCATTTACAAAAATGAATGAACTTGGACAAAATATTTAAGCATTCTTAAAAAGGCATAGATCAGAGAGATATCTCTTGAAACTGAAGCAGAGATGAGATAAGAAACTGAAAAATGTGGTAAGAACTCTTTGCTTACCGTATAGCATTCTCTATCTGGGTCGGAATCGGCAACGTGAAGGGCCCATGTACGAATCCATTCAAGCCCTTCAGAGATTTCGATATTTCCTTCAACCAAGGAAGATGCTATAGAAGAAGGATGAAGAGCAATGAGCACACATGATGCTGCAAAAAGGACAGCTCTCCTGACATATGCTTCTTTGTGATGGCACACCTCCCTGAGTTAACAAAATCGTGGAAAATGGCAGATTAGCAAATTATGTACGCATAAAGATTTGATGTATTATGAATAGTAAATATGAACCACCATGAATGCAGTTGCATGCATGCACATACATCCATCATGACCATGAGAAAAATATCCGATGAGGTTGTCAATCTATATGTACTATTAGACACTAGTCAGCTGATGCCATAAAAGCTACTACGTCTAAGATCTGGAATCATGACAGGACATTTACATATTGATGTTGAGTCAAGTACCTGGCTCTTAACATATCAAGAAGAAGAGGAGCCAATGCAGATGCTTCGGGATGCATGGAAGCACATTTCATGCAAACACCAAGCATATAGATGAGTTTTCCAAGGACAATAAAGTCTTGACCAAGCAAGTCAACACCATGTCTTTTCTTATCAAATCCCTGCATAGCTGGAAGCATAAATGCTGCTGCATAGAGAGGAAACTTATTCTGAGACCATTCAGTTTGGCTTTCATGTATATTTCCTGATCTAAGGTTCCACCGGCGAGTCTTTCCTCTCTTGACCTGACCGGGTTTTAGTGGAAGTTCTCTTTCGTTTCGGATCGACCAGTTCAGAAGGGTTCCTGTGTCTGAGACCTCTTTCCATGATCCAGTGCCAGGAGGCCCTGTATTGCTAGGCAAGAACCAGGGTTGAGGTTCTGAAATGGTTGATATGAGGGGCCCTTTCTGATGTTTAGGTTTCATAGTTTTAGCATTAGCAAGCTCCTCTGCTGCCAGAGTCATTACATCAAGTATCATTATGCGTTGACAAACATCTACATTCGGTGAATATAATAGTTTGTCTAGGGTATCAAGAGATTCAAATGGACGTGTGACAACCAATGCTATCAAAGCTCTTTGCCGCTTCTCTTCAGCTGATTCTTCCTCGCCTTCTACAGCTACATCAGAGCAACGAACCTGTACAAGAGTTCGAACAAGATCACCTGCTAAATGTGTTAGTTCATCAGGTGATGCTCGTATAAGACTTTCAGCAACATCTAGAGCCCTCTCCACCTGCAGTGTTAAAACATACATTACCAATTAAGACCTTCCACTAAGATTCTCTagaaataagttaaatgtgttcaTAATCAATATCTGCCATATAACTTCCAACAAGGGAACAATTTCTAATATATGTTTAAGTTTATAAACCAAGTAACTTGAGCAACCAAAAggataaaaaggaaaataaaaactcAATTAGGTAGCCGAAATCAAATTTTCTAGCAAATTTTACCCGAAGAGTCTTCATATTGcatatcaaatttatacatcATAGATAATGCAAACTGAATCATCTTCGTGAAGAAAAGAATGAATGGTGAACTCAAACCACTTACCCCATCAGCATCATCAGATTTCCTTAAGGCTCCAACCACATCAACCAGCtgtgaaatttttctttttaaatctgtgTCATCATCTGTCAAGTCGTATGGCTGCAAAGAGGAGTCACATGAATCAGAATTCTCActtgcatcatcatcatcattttcatcagAGACCGATTCATAATTTAGAGTAGCTGGATCAATAATCTCATCTGGATCAACCAAACTGAACTCTGAGGATTTCTTGCTTTTACTCTTCACCCCACTTCCTTTCCCACCATCAGCTGCATGTGCTAAGTCTTTACTTAAAGTGGCGCTGGTTGACGTCCCAGTTTCATCAATTTGTTTCTCTGCATTTGAGACTGACAATCTCCCTTTCTCAGAGGTGGTTAATCCGAATTCCCAGTCAATGGTCTCCCCATTGCAGCTGTCATCAAGATATAGAGGATTCTTTGGATCAACTACTTTAGAGAACACTAAAGCGATAGTGCTAGCCATTTTTCGCACTAGGTCTGCAGGGCTCTCCAGCCTACCTGTTAAAAGTATTAGTGCAAAAGTAAGTTACCAGCTAAAATCCATGACAATTTGGAAGCAAAAGTTACAAGAAGTTACAGTTGACTCCTTGAAGAATTGAGTGCATTGCATCCTTTGTTTTATCTAGTTCCTCTTTGGACATCTTCTCCAGACAAAGGCCTAAAGCAGCAGTTATATCTGTTTTTAAGTTAAAGGGAAACAGAACATGACAAATAAAAAGGCGAGAAAGGAATGAAAATGGATGGACGGATGCAGTTGGAGGTGTTGGTATGGTTTAgaagaaaataactaaaacaagatATGAATCTTTGATTCCCCTGGTAAATTTTTAAGTTTCTATATCTTGCATGTTCAATAATTGTCAACCAAATTGAGAACTTCTAATTTGATTTGTGGAAGTAGTAAAGGATACAAGCTTGCTGCTCTAGTGGGGCTGATTGTACAAAGTCCCTTTTTGACCATACGGCAGCCAGGCGTTGCACTATGTCTAAGAGACCATTGGTGGTTTCATGACCTTTAGTCCACGAATCTTTAATGGGTGAGCATTCAAAAACAGCAAATTGCAAGATCCACTGCAGGCAACAAACAGGAAATACTTTCCACAGTAAAAACTTGTCAAAAAACATGGACCTGAGAAAAAAGTATGAAAAGCAAGATCAGCtataaaaagaaacaaagcagTACAATGTGCCACCTAtatagtgaatttctaaattgcATCGATTTACAATAAAGTATAACAATCTGCTACACTATTTATCTATCTATTATGAAATACTTCTGCATCACACAACTATTTGCAATTGCATGTAGCACAGCTCACCAAAAGAAAACAACAATATGATTACGGTTGGatattcaaatttcaaattattaatatccaatttgaatttatttatagataaatatacaggaaggaaaagaaaagaaaggttcATTCTCCAATTTATTGTATTTCAGACCATCAATATGCATGCAAGTTATCCTAATTAGTGCCGTTAATTGTAATGATTCATGACTATAAGATTGTCATTCCTTCTGATTCTGAATGGcctaaatgcaatgaaaggaaCAACCCAATTAAAATAATCAGCTAAACTTGATCGAAGGTATAAACTAGCAAATGTTCACCAACCTGACTGATGACTGAGATTTTAGTAACTGATGAAACAATATCCAAAGAACCCAGTAAGCTTCAATATCACTTGCATGCTCAGTTGCAAGCTGACGCAAAAGCTGTTCTGCAATTCTTTCAACAGTGTAGGAATCTGTTATTGCTTCCATTATCTTCAACCAAAATTGAGATTCAGGGTTTGACTCAAATACATCAGTGTTTGAAGATAAGCAACTTCGAACATGTCTGAGAACCTGGGGAGTTACTTCACTTAACAGCACATCTGCAAGCAATGAATGTAATTTACTTCAGTGTCAATTTCACCACCATCTTGCTTACctaaagaggaaaaagaaaaaaaagaaattaaagaaatccCTATCAGCTGAATGTAATGTAATGAACAGAATACTTGGGTAGCATGTCTTTAAAAGAAGCACAGTTAAATTTCACGTAGTTAATGCTATGTGACATTCCAAACTATAGTGCACAAACATTCATGATTCCGGACCCTCATGCCTGTTTACCATAATTGTCAAATTAAGAACACTGAATGTTCCTTTAGTAATTTAACCCTACACCATAACCTTGGATTTAAATTACACATTCCTTTTGCCTCTTCAAGATGAAGATCCTAGTATCACCATGCACAATCTTCACATTTACCTTAGCTTCTCCAGCTTCAACTTACATAAAAGTTTCATCATCTTTGGCAGCATTTAAGATGCAAGATAAATATTTAGAACTAGGAAATAGTAAATGCACAAACACCAGTATGTAATCAAATCACCATATATGACATGAGATGCATTCTTAGATGAACAAATATTTCTGCATTCACAAATTAGAAACTCAGGTTATACCAAATGACACTCATCTATTTAGCACAGTATTACTTATTGAACTATCTGAAAGAGTGAGGAGTAAAAACTAAAGAATGGATAAGAGTAGAAAGTCACACTCATACAAATTGTTCTTCACTTAACAAAATCGATATATAACTCGTAGTGGAGCACAAGTTCACTAAAATGGAGATGAATAAGCAAAATGACAGAAAGAAAATCTAACACTACCGCTTGAAATATCTCGCTACCTGAAGATCCACGTCGAATGATACGGGAAAATATTTCTCCAAGAAATGAAAGGTTAACATCCATCTCACTTTTATCAGTGATGGCCTGCCTTTCTTCCATGCCAATCAGAAGTTGAATAGTGATCTGCTTGAAAAACAAACTATAATACTTTTGTAAaggaaaatcattaataaaaggcATTTTTGAAATAAACACATGGATagacaataataaataaacagaATAACTAGTGCCGCAGAAATAAAGGATACTGTGATGAGAGTAAAGGCGGGGCTCTCAATCGTGCTTTGTCGGGAATAGATGTTACGATATGTGCTACCCTAGACACAACTGACTTGAGCCTTTCATTTATAGTATCTTCTGAATGGGGTGAAACAGCTAAGTCTAAAGCCATTTTAAACACCCCATCATTGTCGAGAAGGCAAAGAACAAGCAACCTGTCATCAATTCAAAACATGTCCAAAGGTATGCTATGAATTTACTATCATAACTCATAATATGTTTCATAAGAGTAAACAACGGAACCTCTTCAATAGTATCATTTTCAACTATTCCAGATATGGTACAATGAATGATTACACTTATATACCAAATCCAATAAATTACACATATAGCAATCCATTTAAACAGAAGACCCAGCTTACCTTTCTACATTTGACTGAACAACATTAACATCGAAAACATCACTGCTGGTCAGCTGTAGGTGAGGAACCAAAACCTGTACAACTTCAGTTGAAAGTCCATTGACAAAGAAAACATCATAGATATGTTTCTTTGCTGAAAGAGGGAAACATGTAAGCCAATTGGAAGCAACATCTGCAAACAACAgattttatataagaaaatagTGGATTTGATTCTTGCCAAAGCAGTGATAACTtcgaaaaagaataaaaattaccAAGCAACAAAACACGAGCCAGTGTTGGAAAAGCAGCTCCTTGATAAAATGCCCTCCACCAACCATCCCTTTCATTTGCAGCATGAACTTTTGCAATAATAACCTTTAACAAAGcacaaacaaaaataatgaaaattcaaagaaaataaaaaaaataatttaaaaaaacgaaTATAAGAAGAAAACCTGGTCTTTATAATGCTCGTCAATGCTCCCTGTAATTCCATGATAGtaatacaaaaaaacaaaaattatatgtatgtataaatattttagaaacaTTTCCCGACAATAATTGTTATAAGGTTAAAGAGAAGAGCGAAAAGGAGTGACCTGAGAGAAGAGAGGAATCGATGGGGAAGAGAAGAACAGCTAAAGAGTGAAGAGCGCAAATCACTTGCTCGACGTGCTTTGCTCTTTCTATTTCCCTTATCACTTCGCCGACCTTCTCGATCACTTTGCTCTCCACCTCTATCTTCCTTTtcgccgcc
The Gossypium hirsutum isolate 1008001.06 chromosome A07, Gossypium_hirsutum_v2.1, whole genome shotgun sequence genome window above contains:
- the LOC121232060 gene encoding uncharacterized protein isoform X2, with amino-acid sequence MAAAAAAKRKIEVESKVIEKVGEVIREIERAKHVEQVICALHSLAVLLFPIDSSLLSGSIDEHYKDQVIIAKVHAANERDGWWRAFYQGAAFPTLARVLLLDVASNWLTCFPLSAKKHIYDVFFVNGLSTEVVQVLVPHLQLTSSDVFDVNVVQSNVERLLVLCLLDNDGVFKMALDLAVSPHSEDTINERLKSVVSRVAHIVTSIPDKARLRAPPLLSSHLFFKQITIQLLIGMEERQAITDKNVLLSEVTPQVLRHVRSCLSSNTDVFESNPESQFWLKIMEAITDSYTVERIAEQLLRQLATEHASDIEAYWVLWILFHQLLKSQSSVRSMFFDKFLLWKVFPVCCLQWILQFAVFECSPIKDSWTKGHETTNGLLDIVQRLAAVWSKRDFVQSAPLEQQAYITAALGLCLEKMSKEELDKTKDAMHSILQGVNCRLESPADLVRKMASTIALVFSKVVDPKNPLYLDDSCNGETIDWEFGLTTSEKGRLSVSNAEKQIDETGTSTSATLSKDLAHAADGGKGSGVKSKSKKSSEFSLVDPDEIIDPATLNYESVSDENDDDDASENSDSCDSSLQPYDLTDDDTDLKRKISQLVDVVGALRKSDDADGVERALDVAESLIRASPDELTHLAGDLVRTLVQVRCSDVAVEGEEESAEEKRQRALIALVVTRPFESLDTLDKLLYSPNVDVCQRIMILDVMTLAAEELANAKTMKPKHQKGPLISTISEPQPWFLPSNTGPPGTGSWKEVSDTGTLLNWSIRNERELPLKPGQVKRGKTRRWNLRSGNIHESQTEWSQNKFPLYAAAFMLPAMQGFDKKRHGVDLLGQDFIVLGKLIYMLGVCMKCASMHPEASALAPLLLDMLRAREVCHHKEAYVRRAVLFAASCVLIALHPSSIASSLVEGNIEISEGLEWIRTWALHVADSDPDRECYTMAVSCLQLHSEMALLASRALESAETTFKAKTISLSSNLSKGTIKIPNSNIRYY
- the LOC121232060 gene encoding telomere length regulation protein TEL2 homolog isoform X1, which produces MAAAAAAKRKIEVESKVIEKVGEVIREIERAKHVEQVICALHSLAVLLFPIDSSLLSGSIDEHYKDQVIIAKVHAANERDGWWRAFYQGAAFPTLARVLLLDVASNWLTCFPLSAKKHIYDVFFVNGLSTEVVQVLVPHLQLTSSDVFDVNVVQSNVERLLVLCLLDNDGVFKMALDLAVSPHSEDTINERLKSVVSRVAHIVTSIPDKARLRAPPLLSSHLFFKQITIQLLIGMEERQAITDKSEMDVNLSFLGEIFSRIIRRGSSDVLLSEVTPQVLRHVRSCLSSNTDVFESNPESQFWLKIMEAITDSYTVERIAEQLLRQLATEHASDIEAYWVLWILFHQLLKSQSSVRSMFFDKFLLWKVFPVCCLQWILQFAVFECSPIKDSWTKGHETTNGLLDIVQRLAAVWSKRDFVQSAPLEQQAYITAALGLCLEKMSKEELDKTKDAMHSILQGVNCRLESPADLVRKMASTIALVFSKVVDPKNPLYLDDSCNGETIDWEFGLTTSEKGRLSVSNAEKQIDETGTSTSATLSKDLAHAADGGKGSGVKSKSKKSSEFSLVDPDEIIDPATLNYESVSDENDDDDASENSDSCDSSLQPYDLTDDDTDLKRKISQLVDVVGALRKSDDADGVERALDVAESLIRASPDELTHLAGDLVRTLVQVRCSDVAVEGEEESAEEKRQRALIALVVTRPFESLDTLDKLLYSPNVDVCQRIMILDVMTLAAEELANAKTMKPKHQKGPLISTISEPQPWFLPSNTGPPGTGSWKEVSDTGTLLNWSIRNERELPLKPGQVKRGKTRRWNLRSGNIHESQTEWSQNKFPLYAAAFMLPAMQGFDKKRHGVDLLGQDFIVLGKLIYMLGVCMKCASMHPEASALAPLLLDMLRAREVCHHKEAYVRRAVLFAASCVLIALHPSSIASSLVEGNIEISEGLEWIRTWALHVADSDPDRECYTMAVSCLQLHSEMALLASRALESAETTFKAKTISLSSNLSKGTIKIPNSNIRYY